Genomic window (Campylobacter ureolyticus ACS-301-V-Sch3b):
TTTGGCTGTTATGATGATACCAGTTGTATTAAAAACAACTGATGATATGCTAACTTTGGTTCCACAAAGTTTAAGAGAAGCAGCGTTTGCTTTGGGTGCACCAAAGTATAAAGTTACAATGCAAATTGTATTTCGTGCGGCCAAAAATGGAGTTTTGACTGGAGTTATTTTGGCTGTAGCAAGAGTTTCAGGTGAGACTGCACCGCTTTTATTTACTTCAGGTGCGTGGGATTTTTTAACTTTAAATCCATTTGGTCCAATGCCAAGTTTGACAAATACAATTTATGAATTTACTCAAAGTCCTGATGCAGACTTAAACTCAGTTGTGTGGGCGGGAGCGTTTTTGTTAGCGGTTGTGGTTTTAGGTGTAAATATAATTGGAAGAATTTTAATAAAAACAAAGAAAAATAAAGGATAATTTATGGCAACAATAACAGAAGTTAAAGAAAATCTTGCTTTAAGCATAAAAGATTTCTCATTTTGGTATCAAGGAAGCAAGAAACCAAATTTAAATAAAATTAACATGCCAGTGGCTGATAAAAAAGTAACTGCTTTGATAGGGCCATCAGGATGTGGTAAATCAACTCTTTTAAGGTCAATTAATAGAATTCATGATCTTTATCCAGGAAATCGCTACGAAGGCGAAATTTCTTTTTGTGGTGAAAATATTTTAAGTAGCAATATTGATTTGATAAATTTAAGGATAAAAATCGGTATGATTTTTCAACAACCTACTGCCTTTCCAATGAGCATAAAAGATAATGTTGAATATGGCTTAAAACTTCAAGGCATAAAAGATAAAAAAACACTGTCTCAAATCACTGAAAGTGCCTTAAAAGGTGCAAATATATGGGATGAGGTAAAGGATAGATTAAATGATGATGCAGGCGGACTTTCGGGCGGTCAAAGACAAAGACTTTGTATAGCAAGAGCTATTGCAGTAAGTCCTGATATTTTGCTTTTTGATGAGCCAACTTCAGCACTTGATCCAATCTCTACAATAGCTATTGAAGAGCTTATGCATAGACTAAAAGAAAACTACACAATTGTCATTGTAACTCACAACATGCAACAAGCTCTAAGAGTTAGTGATTATACAGCATTTATGTATTTAGGAGATTTAATAGAATTTGGCAAAACCGAGCAAATATTTAAAAACCCAAGAGAAAAACTTTTACAAGAGTATGTAGGTGGAAAATTTGGATAATACTCATTTGCCAAAGGGCATTCAAGATAAGTTAATTAAAAAACTAAAATCATTAAAACCAAGAGAAATTTGGATTTTTGGAAGTTATGCTAAAGGAACTCCAAAGCCAAGTAGTGATATAGATCTTTTTGTGATTAAAAAAAAGATAAAAAAAGATTTTCACGAAGATATTGTAAATTTAAGAAATGAGCTAAATAAGCTAGGAAAAAAATATGGTATTGATATAGATCTTTTTATAGATACAAAAGATTTAGTTGAAGAAAAACTTTTAGATGAAGATGAGTTTTACACTTCTGTTTTTGATGGAGCTAGTAGAATTTATACAAAAAAAGATGGGATAAATATCTCAATTTTACTTCAAAAAAAGAGTTGGTTTGATAAAATTATGCAAAAAGTTAAAATTATTTTTATGAAATGTTTTGGAATTAAGGATAGCGATGCTAAGAAAAATAGTGAAATTTAGTTTTATATTCTTATGTATAAATTTATTAAATGCTTATGAGCTTAAAGGATATGGTGCAACCTTTGCAGGTGATAAAGTGGTTGAACTTTCAAATTTATATAAATTAAAAACTAAAAATGAAATTTCATATTTTCCAATTGGATCAAGTGGTGGAATAAAACAAGTTTTGCTTAATAAAGCTGATTTTGCAATAGTTGATATAGCTTTTAAAGATGATAGTTTAGAGTTTATACCATTTATAAAAAGTCCAATTTCCATAAGTTACAATTTACCAAATATTTCAAATTTGGTTTTAACTCCAAATTTGATATCTAAAATTTTTATAGGAAAAATTAAGTTTTGGAATGATAAAGAAATAGCTCTTTTAAATCCAAATTTAAATCTGCCAAATGAAAAAATAATTTTTTTTCATAGATATGATGGATCTGGCACTACATTTACAATATCATCTTTTTTAAAAAACAATAGTGATTTTTGGAATTTGCAAAACAGTGAGTTTATAAATTTTAAGCTAGGAATTGGAAAAAAAGGAAATAAAGAAATAGCTCTTTTTATAAAACAAACTCCTTATTCTATCGGATATGCAAGCTACTACTACACGCGAAATTTAAACTCAGTTTATTTGCAATATAAAGGTACAATTTCTCATCCAAAAGATGATAATTACCCTTTGCAAAATTATAGTTACTTTATATATAAAAAAGATAGTTCAAAAAAAGAGAATATTGAAAAATTTATTAAATTTATAAAACAAAATTACAATCCAAAAGATGATAAATTAAGCTATTTTGACTAAAATCAAGCTATTTTATTATAAATTTAACTTATTTGATATAGAATAATAAAATTTATTATAAGGAAATTTATTGGCACTTGTTGATTTAATAGATGTAAAAAAGAAATTTGGTACAAAAAGTATTTTAAATAATGCAAATTTAACTATAAACGATAAAGAGAGAATTGCCATTATTGGAAAAAATGGTGGCGGAAAATCAACTCTTATGAAAATAATTGCTGGAATTTATACACCTGATGAGGGAAGGGTTGTTACGCAAAATGGTATAA
Coding sequences:
- a CDS encoding nucleotidyltransferase family protein, producing the protein MENLDNTHLPKGIQDKLIKKLKSLKPREIWIFGSYAKGTPKPSSDIDLFVIKKKIKKDFHEDIVNLRNELNKLGKKYGIDIDLFIDTKDLVEEKLLDEDEFYTSVFDGASRIYTKKDGINISILLQKKSWFDKIMQKVKIIFMKCFGIKDSDAKKNSEI
- a CDS encoding phosphate ABC transporter substrate-binding protein PstS, which codes for MLRKIVKFSFIFLCINLLNAYELKGYGATFAGDKVVELSNLYKLKTKNEISYFPIGSSGGIKQVLLNKADFAIVDIAFKDDSLEFIPFIKSPISISYNLPNISNLVLTPNLISKIFIGKIKFWNDKEIALLNPNLNLPNEKIIFFHRYDGSGTTFTISSFLKNNSDFWNLQNSEFINFKLGIGKKGNKEIALFIKQTPYSIGYASYYYTRNLNSVYLQYKGTISHPKDDNYPLQNYSYFIYKKDSSKKENIEKFIKFIKQNYNPKDDKLSYFD
- the pstB gene encoding phosphate ABC transporter ATP-binding protein PstB; this translates as MATITEVKENLALSIKDFSFWYQGSKKPNLNKINMPVADKKVTALIGPSGCGKSTLLRSINRIHDLYPGNRYEGEISFCGENILSSNIDLINLRIKIGMIFQQPTAFPMSIKDNVEYGLKLQGIKDKKTLSQITESALKGANIWDEVKDRLNDDAGGLSGGQRQRLCIARAIAVSPDILLFDEPTSALDPISTIAIEELMHRLKENYTIVIVTHNMQQALRVSDYTAFMYLGDLIEFGKTEQIFKNPREKLLQEYVGGKFG